A genomic window from Punica granatum isolate Tunisia-2019 chromosome 2, ASM765513v2, whole genome shotgun sequence includes:
- the LOC116196199 gene encoding uncharacterized protein LOC116196199 isoform X1 encodes MEDAQPQSPRRGFLPRRRSPLKSQTYRTLSRILSLFDDQNQPPRVVKFVPYQLPPGSLTLDDFVLNDATENTEHGTCDEGKMGDADVEKKDNFYEEKGGAVEESFGLSERGPNDTQMALSRIADLMSMNEEEPGDLSKQKENNAERTTDVVSLEDNASNREQMIVDEFKSIVDRDFGPVQDDSSIENNAVCLDKTPCGDGTVELERQHEEQSGYKQNVVNEFKEVALMLQDGEHLGQKGSEDLCSSPSNNALAPQPKESEVIESSFPRDNMLGADIAVQHNDSVASGDTLLAPIPMVVDDQMEEGELSDSFETEVPAPAHSENSQVPDEKLGNRQVSEAIVQGVDASAYSLGIKSNTNDHREGCVKETDGGNVGTKDDLDSCENARCLEAQGVDRRDNFIEDGKNEPQQPAAKEGAGMPATRSNDLVFYGDILEEKEIADEGFTPEKQDIDVPKKRKRGPCSQERKEKKKKKERKKRAMKNKELGVKRLKLQPVQMPKKIPLCRHYIHGRCQEGEKCKFSHDTVPITKSTPCCYFARRSCMKGDNCPFDHQLSNYPCTKFASEGFCSRGDSCLFSHKVLPKDSTSAKMNASGPESRPPSKTNDASTIKRPDINSPSGRAAGAVLENLGISFKSMDQIIASSLGKAQVQKSNIGSHPVKDLTVTPAIKSGQSNSSLKGRDEGRLKNQAKESSSTGMVEETNESMKTSPSVASRGINFLSFARSSSNNANTGLPKSGNTITDKQVKADNQTLQNGLEKVFGSHKTPARAQVMGSEELNNIVSVKIPQNDAGTRKDATSPRTGDRSTQGEQMNKLQNSSVKACNMPTFPVITRQRAESSTPSPYKSMSNSTQKVLSSTLAFAARCEKEMMMKSRSSGDHATCSSTSKETANGANCNDTARAQKILDFLSSIGKKK; translated from the exons ATGGAAGATGCCCAGCCGCAATCCCCGAGACGCGGTTTTCTTCCTCGCCGGAGGTCTCCCCTGAAGAGCCAAACCTACAGAACCCTCTCCCGGATCCTCTCCCTGTTCGACGACCAGAACCAACCCCCTCGTGTCGTTAAGTTCGTCCCCTATCAGCTGCCCCCAG GGTCCCTTACCCTCGATGATTTTGTCCTCAATGATGCTACTGAAAATACCGAGCATGGAACCTGTGATGAGGGTAAGATGGGAGACGCAGATGTCGAGAAGAAGGATAATTTTTACGAAGAGAAAGGTGGAGCTGTCGAAGAGAGCTTTGGGTTGTCAGAAAGAGGGCCTAATGACACTCAAATGGCACTTAGTAGGATAGCTGATCTAATGAGTATGAATGAGGAAGAACCTGGAGATCTGTCAaagcaaaaggaaaataatgccGAGAGGACCACTGATGTGGTAAGTTTGGAAGATAATGCTTCCAATCGGGAGCAAATGATTGTAGATGAGTTCAAGTCCATTGTGGACAGAGATTTTGGACCTGTTCAAGATGATAGTAGCATTGAAAATAACGCGGTATGTTTAGATAAGACCCCTTGTGGTGATGGCACTGTTGAGCTGGAGAGACAACACGAAGAGCAGTCTGGTTATAAACAGAATGTCGTGAATGAATTCAAAGAAGTGGCTCTGATGCTACAAGATGGAGAACACTTGGGTCAAAAAGGTTCTGAGGACTTGTGCTCGTCTCCTAGCAATAATGCGTTGGCTCCTCAACCCAAAGAGAGTGAAGTAATTGAGAGTTCATTTCCAAGGGACAACATGTTGGGTGCAGATATAGCAGTACAGCACAACGATTCTGTAGCTTCTGGTGATACTCTGTTGGCTCCCATTCCAATGGTTGTGGATGATCAAATGGAGGAAGGAGAACTTTCTGATAGCTTTGAAACTGAAGTTCCAGCTCCTGCGCATTCAGAGAATTCTCAGGTGCCAGATGAAAAGCTTGGCAACAGGCAAGTATCTGAAGCAATTGTCCAAGGGGTTGATGCATCTGCCTATTCCTTGGGCATAAAATCTAATACTAATGATCACAGAGAAGGGTGTGTCAAGGAAACTGATGGGGGCAATGTTGGTACTAAAGATGATTTGGATTCTTGTGAAAACGCAAGATGTCTAGAGGCCCAAGGAGTTGATAGGCGTGATAATTTCATTGAAGATGGAAAAAATGAACCGCAGCAGCCAGCAGCAAAGGAAGGTGCTGGGATGCCAGCAACACGTTCCAATGATCTAGTATTTTATGGAGACATTTTAGAGGAAAAGGAAATTGCAGATGAAGGGTTTACTCCTGAGAAG CAGGACATTGATGTCCCCAAGAAAAGGAAACGGGGTCCTTGCTCTCAAGAGcgtaaagaaaagaagaag aaaaaagaaagaaagaagagagcCATGAAGAACAAAGAGCTTGGTGTGAAAAGGTTGAAATTGCAGCCAGTACAGATGCCGAAAAAGATACCACTCTGCCGCCATTATATCCATGGAAGGTGCCAGGAG GGAGAGAAATGCAAGTTTTCACATGATACAGTGCCTATCACAAAGTCCACG CCTTGTTGTTACTTTGCACGCCGTTCGTGCATGAAAGGAGACAACTGTCCATTCGATCATCAGCTCTCTAACTATCCTTGTACCAAATTTGCGTCGGAAGGCTTTTGCAGCAGAGGTGACAGCTGCCTGTTTTCACACAAG GTTCTACCAAAGGACTCCACTTCTGCTAAGATGAACGCTTCGGGACCCGAATCAAGGCCTCCGTCTAAGACCAATGATGCGAGTACCATAAAAAGACCAGATATAAATAGTCCCTCTGGTAGAGCTGCTGGTGCAGTATTGGAAAATCTTGGAATTTCTTTCAAGAGCATGGACCAGATTATAGCAAGCTCTCTCGGAAAAGCACAAGTTCAGAAATCCAATATTGGTTCCCATCCTGTAAAGGATCTAACAGTAACTCCTGCCATAAAGTCAGGACAGAGCAACTCATCTTTGAAAGGGAGGGACGAAGGCAGACTGAAAAATCAGGCAAAAGAGAGTTCCTCAACAGGCATGGTGGAGGAGACTAATGAGAGTATGAAGACTTCACCATCGGTGGCATCGAGAGgaataaattttctatcttTTGCTAGGTCTTCATCCAACAATGCCAATACTGGACTTCCAAAATCAGGCAATACAATTACAGATAAGCAAGTTAAAGCTGATAATCAGACCCTGCAAAATGGGTTGGAAAAGGTTTTTGGGTCACACAAAACACCGGCAAGAGCTCAGGTGATGGGATCTGAGGAACTTAATAATATCGTTTCTGTGAAGATTCCACAGAATGATGCCGGTACTAGGAAAGATGCTACTTCTCCCAGGACAGGTGATAGATCCACTCAAGGGGAGCAAATGAATAAGCTTCAGAACTCAAGTGTCAAGGCTTGTAACATGCCAACTTTTCCAGTGATTACTCGTCAACGAGCAGAGAGCTCGACTCCTTCGCCTTACAAGAGCATGTCTAACTCGACTCAGAAGGTGCTGTCTTCAACCCTAGCATTTGCAGCAAGGTGTGAGAaggagatgatgatgaagagtCGCTCTTCTGGAGATCATGCTACCTGTTCTTCGACCAGTAAGGAAACAGCCAATGGAGCCAACTGCAATGACACTGCGAGAGCTCAAAAGATTTTGGATTTCCTGTCCAGCATCGGCAAGAAAAAGTAG
- the LOC116196199 gene encoding uncharacterized protein LOC116196199 isoform X2 produces the protein MEDAQPQSPRRGFLPRRRSPLKSQTYRTLSRILSLFDDQNQPPRVVKFVPYQLPPGSLTLDDFVLNDATENTEHGTCDEGKMGDADVEKKDNFYEEKGGAVEESFGLSERGPNDTQMALSRIADLMSMNEEEPGDLSKQKENNAERTTDVVSLEDNASNREQMIVDEFKSIVDRDFGPVQDDSSIENNAVCLDKTPCGDGTVELERQHEEQSGYKQNVVNEFKEVALMLQDGEHLGQKGSEDLCSSPSNNALAPQPKESEVIESSFPRDNMLGADIAVQHNDSVASGDTLLAPIPMVVDDQMEEGELSDSFETEVPAPAHSENSQVPDEKLGNRQVSEAIVQGVDASAYSLGIKSNTNDHREGCVKETDGGNVGTKDDLDSCENARCLEAQGVDRRDNFIEDGKNEPQQPAAKEGAGMPATRSNDLVFYGDILEEKEIADEGFTPEKDIDVPKKRKRGPCSQERKEKKKKKERKKRAMKNKELGVKRLKLQPVQMPKKIPLCRHYIHGRCQEGEKCKFSHDTVPITKSTPCCYFARRSCMKGDNCPFDHQLSNYPCTKFASEGFCSRGDSCLFSHKVLPKDSTSAKMNASGPESRPPSKTNDASTIKRPDINSPSGRAAGAVLENLGISFKSMDQIIASSLGKAQVQKSNIGSHPVKDLTVTPAIKSGQSNSSLKGRDEGRLKNQAKESSSTGMVEETNESMKTSPSVASRGINFLSFARSSSNNANTGLPKSGNTITDKQVKADNQTLQNGLEKVFGSHKTPARAQVMGSEELNNIVSVKIPQNDAGTRKDATSPRTGDRSTQGEQMNKLQNSSVKACNMPTFPVITRQRAESSTPSPYKSMSNSTQKVLSSTLAFAARCEKEMMMKSRSSGDHATCSSTSKETANGANCNDTARAQKILDFLSSIGKKK, from the exons ATGGAAGATGCCCAGCCGCAATCCCCGAGACGCGGTTTTCTTCCTCGCCGGAGGTCTCCCCTGAAGAGCCAAACCTACAGAACCCTCTCCCGGATCCTCTCCCTGTTCGACGACCAGAACCAACCCCCTCGTGTCGTTAAGTTCGTCCCCTATCAGCTGCCCCCAG GGTCCCTTACCCTCGATGATTTTGTCCTCAATGATGCTACTGAAAATACCGAGCATGGAACCTGTGATGAGGGTAAGATGGGAGACGCAGATGTCGAGAAGAAGGATAATTTTTACGAAGAGAAAGGTGGAGCTGTCGAAGAGAGCTTTGGGTTGTCAGAAAGAGGGCCTAATGACACTCAAATGGCACTTAGTAGGATAGCTGATCTAATGAGTATGAATGAGGAAGAACCTGGAGATCTGTCAaagcaaaaggaaaataatgccGAGAGGACCACTGATGTGGTAAGTTTGGAAGATAATGCTTCCAATCGGGAGCAAATGATTGTAGATGAGTTCAAGTCCATTGTGGACAGAGATTTTGGACCTGTTCAAGATGATAGTAGCATTGAAAATAACGCGGTATGTTTAGATAAGACCCCTTGTGGTGATGGCACTGTTGAGCTGGAGAGACAACACGAAGAGCAGTCTGGTTATAAACAGAATGTCGTGAATGAATTCAAAGAAGTGGCTCTGATGCTACAAGATGGAGAACACTTGGGTCAAAAAGGTTCTGAGGACTTGTGCTCGTCTCCTAGCAATAATGCGTTGGCTCCTCAACCCAAAGAGAGTGAAGTAATTGAGAGTTCATTTCCAAGGGACAACATGTTGGGTGCAGATATAGCAGTACAGCACAACGATTCTGTAGCTTCTGGTGATACTCTGTTGGCTCCCATTCCAATGGTTGTGGATGATCAAATGGAGGAAGGAGAACTTTCTGATAGCTTTGAAACTGAAGTTCCAGCTCCTGCGCATTCAGAGAATTCTCAGGTGCCAGATGAAAAGCTTGGCAACAGGCAAGTATCTGAAGCAATTGTCCAAGGGGTTGATGCATCTGCCTATTCCTTGGGCATAAAATCTAATACTAATGATCACAGAGAAGGGTGTGTCAAGGAAACTGATGGGGGCAATGTTGGTACTAAAGATGATTTGGATTCTTGTGAAAACGCAAGATGTCTAGAGGCCCAAGGAGTTGATAGGCGTGATAATTTCATTGAAGATGGAAAAAATGAACCGCAGCAGCCAGCAGCAAAGGAAGGTGCTGGGATGCCAGCAACACGTTCCAATGATCTAGTATTTTATGGAGACATTTTAGAGGAAAAGGAAATTGCAGATGAAGGGTTTACTCCTGAGAAG GACATTGATGTCCCCAAGAAAAGGAAACGGGGTCCTTGCTCTCAAGAGcgtaaagaaaagaagaag aaaaaagaaagaaagaagagagcCATGAAGAACAAAGAGCTTGGTGTGAAAAGGTTGAAATTGCAGCCAGTACAGATGCCGAAAAAGATACCACTCTGCCGCCATTATATCCATGGAAGGTGCCAGGAG GGAGAGAAATGCAAGTTTTCACATGATACAGTGCCTATCACAAAGTCCACG CCTTGTTGTTACTTTGCACGCCGTTCGTGCATGAAAGGAGACAACTGTCCATTCGATCATCAGCTCTCTAACTATCCTTGTACCAAATTTGCGTCGGAAGGCTTTTGCAGCAGAGGTGACAGCTGCCTGTTTTCACACAAG GTTCTACCAAAGGACTCCACTTCTGCTAAGATGAACGCTTCGGGACCCGAATCAAGGCCTCCGTCTAAGACCAATGATGCGAGTACCATAAAAAGACCAGATATAAATAGTCCCTCTGGTAGAGCTGCTGGTGCAGTATTGGAAAATCTTGGAATTTCTTTCAAGAGCATGGACCAGATTATAGCAAGCTCTCTCGGAAAAGCACAAGTTCAGAAATCCAATATTGGTTCCCATCCTGTAAAGGATCTAACAGTAACTCCTGCCATAAAGTCAGGACAGAGCAACTCATCTTTGAAAGGGAGGGACGAAGGCAGACTGAAAAATCAGGCAAAAGAGAGTTCCTCAACAGGCATGGTGGAGGAGACTAATGAGAGTATGAAGACTTCACCATCGGTGGCATCGAGAGgaataaattttctatcttTTGCTAGGTCTTCATCCAACAATGCCAATACTGGACTTCCAAAATCAGGCAATACAATTACAGATAAGCAAGTTAAAGCTGATAATCAGACCCTGCAAAATGGGTTGGAAAAGGTTTTTGGGTCACACAAAACACCGGCAAGAGCTCAGGTGATGGGATCTGAGGAACTTAATAATATCGTTTCTGTGAAGATTCCACAGAATGATGCCGGTACTAGGAAAGATGCTACTTCTCCCAGGACAGGTGATAGATCCACTCAAGGGGAGCAAATGAATAAGCTTCAGAACTCAAGTGTCAAGGCTTGTAACATGCCAACTTTTCCAGTGATTACTCGTCAACGAGCAGAGAGCTCGACTCCTTCGCCTTACAAGAGCATGTCTAACTCGACTCAGAAGGTGCTGTCTTCAACCCTAGCATTTGCAGCAAGGTGTGAGAaggagatgatgatgaagagtCGCTCTTCTGGAGATCATGCTACCTGTTCTTCGACCAGTAAGGAAACAGCCAATGGAGCCAACTGCAATGACACTGCGAGAGCTCAAAAGATTTTGGATTTCCTGTCCAGCATCGGCAAGAAAAAGTAG
- the LOC116198181 gene encoding heat stress transcription factor A-2c-like, with protein MGPEATESDFVSGALVRRIELPLKAKEQTSPLDQEFDGDNRPANTKPTVVIKIEEEEDEGEGEGEGEGDDHGEDPGFNDFTVTSMADCSSGGSSGRAASSSSSAAEALPRPMEGLHEVGLPPFLKKTYEMVEDPASDAVVSWSRNGKSFVVWDQHEFSKDLLPKYFKHNNFSSFIRQLNTYGFRKIDSDRWDFAHEFFQRGKKPLLNNIRRRARASQSHPRRAGMSLTISENKRTVDVEAQAEIMKKDGDELRLEIFKLRQEQEISQNEISAIEERIRRAENRHQHMFLFLAKAVRNPNFVQQLIQKKRSSDPEMRQLKMAGGHSKKRPRLQMPIDPEAAEFLIEVMKPNLSDDNQESGGFPASGDGEVTGCELGQEPRNGEITPSEPDCVFSDMSEVYQVVSDNLLGDIGNVENEEIAEALKDSNLYLEFEGLIRKSRDWEGYEAEFLEPAAVGAMP; from the exons ATGGGGCCGGAGGCGACGGAGTCGGACTTTGTCAGCGGAGCTCTGGTTCGACGAATTGAGCTACCGCTGAAAGCGAAGGAACAAACTTCCCCTTTGGATCAAGAATTTGATGGTGACAATCGCCCCGCCAACACCAAGCCAACAGTTGTCATCAagatagaagaagaagaagacgaaggcGAAGGCGAAGGCGAAGGCGAAGGCGATGACCATGGAGAGGATCCCGGCTTTAACGATTTTACAGTCACGAGCATGGCTGACTGCAGCAGTGGCGGCAGCAGTGGCAGGGCTGCCTCGTCGTCATCTTCGGCAGCGGAGGCTTTGCCGAGGCCGATGGAGGGGCTGCACGAGGTGGGGCTGCCGCCCTTCCTGAAGAAGACATACGAGATGGTGGAGGACCCGGCGAGCGACGCGGTTGTATCGTGGAGTAGGAACGGGAAGAGCTTCGTCGTGTGGGACCAGCACGAGTTCTCCAAGGACCTTCTGCCTAAGTACTTCAAGCACAACAACTTCTCTAGCTTCATTAGACAGCTCAACACCTAC GGCTTTAGGAAGATTGATTCGGACAGGTGGGACTTTGCGCACGAGTTCTTCCAAAGAGGGAAGAAGCCGCTGCTCAATAACATAAGAAGGAGGGCTCGGGCGAGCCAGAGTCATCCTCGACGAGCGGGAATGTCGTTGACCATATCGGAAAACAAGAGGACGGTGGATGTGGAAGCACAAGCCGAGATTATGAAGAAAGACGGCGATGAGCTGAGGCTCGAAATTTTCAAACTCAGACAGGAGCAAGAAATCTCTCAGAATGAGATCAGTGCAATTGAAGAGAGGATACGGCGAGCAGAAAACCGGCACCAGCACATGTTCCTCTTCCTCGCAAAGGCGGTCAGGAACCCGAATTTCGTTCAGCAGCTGATCCAGAAAAAGAGAAGTTCAGACCCAGAGATGAGACAGCTCAAAATGGCCGGTGGGCACAGCAAGAAAAGGCCAAGGCTGCAGATGCCTATCGATCCCGAGGCGGCCGAGTTCTTGATAGAGGTGATGAAGCCCAACCTCAGTGATGATAATCAGGAAAGCGGTGGATTTCCAGCTTCAGGTGATGGAGAAGTAACTGGGTGTGAGTTGGGTCAGGAACCTAGGAATGGTGAGATTACGCCATCGGAGCCAGATTGTGTCTTCTCAGACATGTCCGAGGTCTACCAAGTCGTGTCCGATAATTTGCTTGGCGATATTGGGAATGTGGAGAATGAGGAGATTGCCGAGGCATTGAAGGACTCAAATCTATACCTGGAATTCGAGGGTCTTATCAGGAAGTCGCGAGATTGGGAAGGATACGAAGCCGAATTCCTAGAGCCGGCTGCTGTAGGAGCAATGCCTTGA